In Heyndrickxia vini, the sequence AGGTTCATTTTTCACAAATTGCAGCTATTTGTTTTTTCGATTAACGAAATCGTATTCTAATAGATTATTTCGCAAGGCTATGAAAAATGACCCAATACATAAATTGATTCAAAAAAAGGGGTGAGTTTAAAAATGAAAATTTGGGTAGCGATTTTAAGTATTATTGGTGGTATTTCTGGTATTATTTCTGGTTTTCTTGTAACTGCAGGTGGAACGGTTTTCGGAGAAAGTGAGATGGCGAGTGACGGAGCATCAGTATTTTGGTTAAGTATTCTTGCTATATTTGTTGGGTTCCTTTCTTGGATTCCTAAGGCCGCTGTTAGAAAAATCTGTGGAGTCCTTCTTATTATCTTTTCTATTTACGGATTTTTTGTAAATGGCTTATTTTTTACCTTTGCATTTATCTTTTTAATCATTGCTGGTTTTATGGCATTATTTATGAAACCTAAAGAAAAAAAGTCAAAATGAAAGTAATTGAACTCATACAATTTTAACGAAATATATAAATTAGCGTGTATGAAAGCTCTATGGAGAATGAATCTCTGTAGGGCTTTTTTTCACTTGCTGCCTTCTATTCTTAGCGGGCATTGTCCACCATGATTTTCGCTCTATCTTTAAAATAGGGGGAAAAAGGAACTATATACAATATATAGATAATGTTCTATATTATTCTAGTGAAAAAGGTCTGCTCGTTCATCTCCTCGACTTTCACAGCTTTGTCCCTACTTGAATCGTAATCTATAAATCTATATTTCTTTCGGAGATAGAGTGGAGAGGACTGTACTTAGAATAGGGAGGAGAAGGTTGAAGCCATGTGGAAAAGATTAATGGCAATAGTAGTGACTGCATTTTTAATTTTTGTAAGTATGGGATCATGGGATTCCCAAGCGGCGCCGCTCGCTAAAAGCGAAACAAAACAAGTAAAACAAACCAAATTAAAGCTAACTTCTATTACGAACCTCTATGATGCTGCTGATTTTTCCAAGAAAAGAAAGGAAAGTTTAGCGCCACAAACTGTAACAGTCATCACTTCAACAGGGACTGGATGGTATAAAATTAAAACCTGGTTAGGGGAAAAGTGGATTACTCCAAAAGGAGTGAAGCTAAAACTTACCAAAACAGCTCCTTTATATAATGAAGCTGATTTTTCCAAAAAAAGAAAAGAAAGTGTCTCTCCCCAAACCGTAACGGTCATTGATGCAACAGGAACCGGCTGGTACAAAATCAAAACGTGGTTAGGAGAAAAGTGGGTTGCTCCGAACGGGGCGAAATTAAAGTTAAGTAAGACGACTACATTATACAATCAACCCGATTTTTCCAAAAAAAGAAACGAGAAACTTTCCCCGCAAACAGTTACTGTCACAGGTGCGACAGGAACAGGCTGGTATAAAATCAAGACATGGTTAGGGGAAAAATGGGTTTCACCAGATGGTGTGTCTATGAAACTAGTTTCCACTACAAATTTATACGATAAACCAGACGTAACAAAAAGGCGGAAGGAAAAGCTATCACCACAAAGTGTAACGGTCATCGATACAGCAAGTAACGGCTGGTATAAGATCAAAACATGGATAGGCGAAAAATGGATTCTTCCAAATAAACCGGCAGAAAATATTGGGAAGGCATATATAACTAGTGATCAATTAAAAAAATTAGGCTGGGTAAATATTACGACTTCCATGTTAAAAGACTTGAATAACTGCCTAAAAAGATATAATATTACCACCCCGCAAAGAATTCGGCACTTCATGAGTCAGGCAAGTCATGAATCAAGCGCGGGACGATATACAAAAGAAATCGCAAGTGGAAAAGCATACGAGGGACGAAAAGATCTAGGCAATATCTATAAAGGCGATGGGCCAAAATTCAAAGGGGCTGGTTATATCCAATTAACCGGCAGATACAACTATCAACGTTTTTCAACGGCAATCAAAGATACAAAGGTTATGAGTGGAGTAAACTACGTTTCGGTCACTTATCCGTGGACGAGTGCCGGTTTTTGGTGGAATTCCAACAATATGAACGCACTGTGTGATCGTGGTGCAACAGTAAAGGAAATCACGAGAAGAGTAAACGGTGGTTACAACGGATTAACCGATAGGGAAAGATATTATAATCTTGCTATTAAAATATTTTAATCAGATTTGGTGTTTTT encodes:
- a CDS encoding glycoside hydrolase family 19 protein; this encodes MWKRLMAIVVTAFLIFVSMGSWDSQAAPLAKSETKQVKQTKLKLTSITNLYDAADFSKKRKESLAPQTVTVITSTGTGWYKIKTWLGEKWITPKGVKLKLTKTAPLYNEADFSKKRKESVSPQTVTVIDATGTGWYKIKTWLGEKWVAPNGAKLKLSKTTTLYNQPDFSKKRNEKLSPQTVTVTGATGTGWYKIKTWLGEKWVSPDGVSMKLVSTTNLYDKPDVTKRRKEKLSPQSVTVIDTASNGWYKIKTWIGEKWILPNKPAENIGKAYITSDQLKKLGWVNITTSMLKDLNNCLKRYNITTPQRIRHFMSQASHESSAGRYTKEIASGKAYEGRKDLGNIYKGDGPKFKGAGYIQLTGRYNYQRFSTAIKDTKVMSGVNYVSVTYPWTSAGFWWNSNNMNALCDRGATVKEITRRVNGGYNGLTDRERYYNLAIKIF